The following DNA comes from Centroberyx gerrardi isolate f3 chromosome 4, fCenGer3.hap1.cur.20231027, whole genome shotgun sequence.
GGTTTGCCTTTCCAAGTGGGAGTCGGACTACAACACTGAAGCGATCAACCACAACTCAGACGGCTCCACTGACTACGGCATCTTCCAGATCAACAGCCGCTACTGGTGTGAAGATTACCGCACCCCCGGAGGCAAGAACGTCTGTGGCATCCAGTGCAGCGGTCAGTCACATGCACCAAGCTTTTAGTGAGGTCCAACCTCTTAAAATTCCAAACTCTTCAAATTGCACgtcctccccccaaaaaatctaCCCATTTAAAACCGGTTTTGTAATTTTATTGTAGatttgcaaaactgcaaaaatgCTTTATTGTCCTGCAGCTGTGGAGATCCAAATATATATCCAAATATATCCCTCCCAATatataatgcagtgagggatcattcaaaagtgtaaatcAATGGGAGGTCAGTTAGGAAGAGAAacgcagtttgatttgatgggagggacAAAGGGGCGGGATTGTGAatatgtgatggttttattggttggaatttttatctACGCCTCCTGGTACAACATGAGgccaccattaaagatacactgtttgtgatttgatataaaaatacaagaaaatacttTTATACAAtacttttgtcattttttggggataaattgtcaaataggtaaacaaaataaaaaggcaaaaaacaaaagtcatttttaatttcagtgtcACTTTAAGTGATTATATGCAATTGGCTGCCATAAGCAggctgaccttttagtaataaacaCTTGTTAGTAGTTTTTATTATGTCCTCTAgattcataaattaaaaaatccaccttcacttcctatgacAACAGCAAAAGTAGTTCCTTCTAGTTTCCTCTTTTTCTCGCAGAACTTCTGACTGATGATGTCAGCATAGCTATCCGCTGTGCCAAACGTGTGGTTCAGGACCCCAACGGCATCGGAGCATGgtaaagactgtatataacatACAAATAAGGTTTCAGACATTTTAACTAGACTGTTGTGCTTTTGTCATGTGCCTTTCCATATTGTGAAATTAGCCTCAGTAATGTATTTATGCTGGTTGCAGGGTGGCTTGGCGTCGTCACTGTGAGTACCAAGACCTCAGCTCCTATGTGGCAGGATGTGGCGTCTAAGACCTGGAACCAGGataaaccaacacacacacacacacatacacacacacacacacacacacacacacacacacacacacacactctgtggcTGCCATAATAAAGTCATCTATCCTTTCTTTGCTTGATGTCTAATAGAATTATAATAACACGTAGAGTTACCGAGGCTATATGATTCTTTTGAAATCAAGTTTACTCAAATCTTTACTCAGTGTCAGATTGTCATTCAATGAATGGTAGCTTACATCTTTCACACAtccaaatgaaataaatgttttctgtGTATATTTTGTCCACTTTATGTAGAAGTTATGAGCAATAAATAGTAATGGAATAATTTGATTCATGCATTCAAGCTGCAGACCTTCATCAAGATTTGATTGCAACACAATCAGGCACTACTTTCAGCTTTATAGTAAGTAAAAGCTGCATCAATAGCAGTACATatatcaaaaataataaaagaatttGACGGCCAAGAAACGTATTTTAAAAAATTAGTACAACGGCATAAAAATGGCAGTATTTCATATCAAATCCTAAAGTTTCTCCAAGCACTTTGGAGGAAATTTCTACTGTTCTGGACTTTAAATGACTCAAGCTAAAGTCCTAAATTGTAATGTACAGTAGaaatacaaggattcagtgtttcccctgaaTTTCATTCTTGGCgaggtagaaaagcctctgaaacatttagaccatgagacgATAAAACTGAAAccctgaaataaataaacacgGAAATTAATACAAATATGCAAACAATATTCAGTTgcattgcaggttttactgGATGTTTCtgtgtagctgtggtcagggaagaCGTCATCCCGTCATACtggctgatatttgatatttagtAGAAGGCCAACATCGACCCGGTCtatcggcaaactgatatatcggtctaaccctggtAGCTATACATTATTAAAAGCAAACTGAGAGGCTTTACTTGGTTCCACAGAATGACAGGCCTTGGgacatttcctttcctttcctttcctttcttttcttttcctttcctttcctttcttttcctttcttttcttttcctttcctttcctttccttatcCCTACAGTCAAACTGAAAATGCCTTTATTaaataatgtttaaaaaaacaaaaaaagggggTGATGAATTATCCACCAATTCATACTAAATGCACAGGTaaagtcaaaatgaaaaatagtgTAATTAAATCTTGTGCAAATGAAACAGCTCAACAGCCTATATATACTCAAAGCACAGCTACATTTGTCCAATGTTGTTGCAGATGCATGTTGGCCTACATTATTATACATATAATACTGTATGAGCCCACATGAAAGGTTCAAGGTTGCTAACTAATGCAGCACGTTGACTGTGATAAAACGAAAGTTACGCATGTAACTACGGTTCTATGAATTCTGGATGACCGCCAAAGGCAGTGCTTAACACTGGATATCCTTCTCACACACGCTCAGGTACAGTGTTTACCAACAGAGTGACGTGTGACCCAGGATGATGTAGGGCGCTACCAGCCCCATAGTATAAATGGCCCTGTCATCCTGAGTTTTGTCCCTACAGAATCTTCTCGTCAGGATTCTGAGTGACAAGAAACTCTGGCAGTAAATTTCATTCTATTTCATTCTTTCTGACCGCCAGAGGCAGTACTTTAACACTGGATGACTATTATCAACAAGGTCACGAGGAATCCCGCACCCACCTCACTGAGAACAGGCTGCGGGCTGAGGTAGAACAGCTGTCGCCATCGCTTGAGGAGCAGCAACATTGACCCTGTAGAATCTGGCAAAGGTGCACGGTGAAGCCCAGGTAGCCGCCACGCATATGTCACCTAGAGGCACGCCCATCAATGCTGCCCAGG
Coding sequences within:
- the LOC139917016 gene encoding lysozyme C II-like, which produces MKSLVFLLLLAVASARVYEHCEWARVLQAYGMDGYYGYSLANWVCLSKWESDYNTEAINHNSDGSTDYGIFQINSRYWCEDYRTPGGKNVCGIQCSELLTDDVSIAIRCAKRVVQDPNGIGAWVAWRRHCEYQDLSSYVAGCGV